The following are from one region of the Nicotiana tabacum cultivar K326 chromosome 3, ASM71507v2, whole genome shotgun sequence genome:
- the LOC107826394 gene encoding GATA transcription factor 19-like — protein MNSCSSTYCHGGHCTCGMFYNQNNSNTTSAYSMLYNQYQTTPFEENYSDQNTYSFASSTSSNSVDCTLSLGTPSTRLSTSNDNNEKRLQSNERRSNSYMSKCWNILQPKNHKSSRGSSNGNTNSGGADPLVARRCANCDTTSTPLWRNGPRGPKSLCNACGIRFKKEERRASAAAATANGGGMDHTQHMINGGSWVHHSQAQKMPCYSSAAYGNHEFRFIEDDDRDSDNSIPFWPFMASQRC, from the exons ATGAATAGTTGCAGTAGCACTTATTGTCATGGGGGTCATTGCACTTGTGGTATGTTTTACAATCAAAACAATAGTAATACTACTTCTGCCTACTCGATGCTCTATAACCAGTATCAGACAACCccttttgaagaaaattattctGATCAAAACACGTATTCGTTTGCTTCTTCTACATCATCTAATTCAGTGGATTGTACACTTTCATTAGGGACACCTTCCACTCGTCTTAGTACCagcaatgacaataatgaaaagCGACTTCAGTCTAATGAACGTCGCTCTAATTCTTACATGTCCAAATGCTGGAATATTTTACAGCCCAAAAATCACAAGTCCAGTCGCGGCAGTAGCAATGGCAACACTAACTCAGGCGGTGCTGATCCTCTTGTTGCTCGCCGATGTGCTAATTGTGACACCACTTCAACACCTTTGTGGAGAAATGGTCCTAGAGGCCccaag TCACTTTGCAATGCGTGCGGAATCCGTTTCAAGAAAGAAGAGAGGAGAGCCAGTGCGGCGGCGGCCACCGCAAACGGTGGCGGAATGGATCATACTCAGCACATGATAAACGGTGGTTCATGGGTTCATCATTCACAAGCACAGAAAATGCCGTGTTATTCTTCAGCCGCCTATGGAAATCATGAATTCAGGTTCATAGAAGACGATGATCGTGATTCCGATAATAGCATTCCCTTCTGGCCTTTTATGGCGTCTCAACGTTGCTGA